In one window of Methanosarcina vacuolata Z-761 DNA:
- a CDS encoding metal-dependent transcriptional regulator, with the protein MESGICWRDDVMHIERFEEYLETILYLIRKNQSPAKTKQISEELNVSPPSVTEMIKKLHSSGLVEYTPYQGVELTKRGTDQAIKIKRKHQVLETFLVDVLDFDRKEAHKEACELEHAVSDAVLEKIYEFLGCPEYCPDGNPINIDKNNIGQEEKFVPLDEMEEGSSGRVARVTLPREMKERLLSLGILMGEDIEVRRKQRQGCISVIAVGSEIALGRDIAKKIFIAPKGRNV; encoded by the coding sequence ATGGAGTCAGGCATATGCTGGCGGGATGATGTAATGCATATAGAGCGATTTGAAGAATATCTTGAAACTATTCTCTACCTCATTAGAAAAAATCAGAGCCCTGCAAAGACTAAACAGATTTCTGAAGAACTCAACGTATCTCCGCCAAGCGTGACGGAAATGATAAAAAAGTTACATTCTTCGGGACTTGTAGAGTATACACCTTATCAGGGAGTTGAATTAACAAAAAGAGGAACTGATCAGGCTATCAAGATCAAAAGAAAACACCAGGTACTTGAAACTTTCCTTGTTGATGTCCTTGATTTTGATAGAAAGGAAGCGCATAAAGAAGCTTGTGAACTTGAGCATGCGGTCTCAGATGCCGTACTTGAAAAGATCTACGAATTTCTGGGATGCCCCGAGTATTGCCCTGACGGGAACCCGATCAATATTGATAAAAATAATATCGGGCAAGAGGAAAAATTTGTCCCGCTTGATGAGATGGAAGAAGGAAGTTCAGGCAGAGTTGCCCGGGTGACCCTTCCAAGAGAAATGAAAGAGCGCCTGCTCTCCCTTGGCATTCTTATGGGAGAAGATATTGAAGTCAGGCGAAAGCAAAGGCAGGGCTGTATCTCGGTTATAGCGGTAGGGTCGGAAATTGCTCTCGGAAGGGATATTGCAAAGAAAATTTTCATAGCTCCGAAGGGCAGAAACGTGTAA
- a CDS encoding N-acetyltransferase, with the protein MIRKARVNDVVVMKQIINTYSKEELMLARSLSEMYENIRDYYVCEIDGEVVGCCALHVVWEDLAEILALAVNPVCARKGIGTKLVTACLEDAKHLGMKDVFALTYVPGFFETLDFKVVDKNTLPRKIWSGCLRCPKFPDCNEVAVLKSIHS; encoded by the coding sequence TTGATCAGGAAAGCCAGAGTAAATGACGTAGTTGTAATGAAACAAATCATCAATACCTATTCGAAGGAAGAGCTAATGCTCGCCCGTTCGCTGAGTGAGATGTACGAGAACATCAGGGATTATTACGTCTGTGAGATTGATGGAGAAGTTGTGGGCTGTTGTGCCCTGCATGTAGTGTGGGAAGACCTTGCAGAGATACTTGCCCTTGCCGTGAACCCAGTATGTGCAAGAAAGGGAATAGGTACAAAGCTTGTCACGGCTTGTCTTGAGGACGCTAAACACCTTGGCATGAAGGACGTTTTTGCACTTACTTATGTGCCTGGTTTTTTCGAGACTCTGGACTTTAAGGTTGTGGACAAAAACACCCTTCCCAGAAAAATCTGGTCCGGCTGTTTGAGGTGCCCTAAGTTTCCGGATTGTAACGAAGTTGCTGTTCTGAAATCGATTCATTCCTGA
- a CDS encoding biotin transporter BioY: MMVFASLFAALTAVGAYIQIPIPFSPVPVTLQVFFVLLAGSMLKSKWGGLSMIVYTLLGIAGLPVFAGGSSGMGVLFGPTGGYITGFILAAYAIGKLSEKAEKSDKSGLFINALNMSAGVLILYACGFIQLMFVADMGPGTSLALGVIPFLPGEIVKTGVAAYIASTYKL, from the coding sequence ATGATGGTTTTCGCATCTCTTTTTGCAGCCCTGACCGCCGTAGGGGCTTATATACAGATTCCTATACCTTTCTCTCCTGTCCCCGTTACACTGCAGGTATTCTTTGTCCTGCTTGCAGGAAGCATGTTGAAAAGCAAATGGGGAGGCTTGAGCATGATAGTGTATACCCTTCTCGGCATAGCAGGGCTTCCTGTGTTTGCAGGAGGCAGTTCTGGAATGGGAGTGCTTTTTGGGCCCACAGGCGGATACATAACTGGCTTCATTCTGGCGGCGTATGCTATAGGAAAGCTTTCCGAAAAGGCTGAAAAGTCTGATAAATCCGGTCTCTTTATCAATGCCCTTAATATGAGTGCAGGAGTCCTGATTCTCTATGCATGCGGATTTATTCAATTGATGTTTGTAGCTGACATGGGACCTGGAACATCCCTTGCTCTTGGTGTCATTCCTTTTCTGCCTGGAGAAATTGTAAAAACTGGAGTTGCCGCATATATTGCTTCAACCTACAAGCTCTAA
- a CDS encoding energy-coupling factor transporter ATPase has protein sequence MIRLEKVSYSYPDGTPALENINLVIKKGEFIGVIGKNGSGKSTLALQLSGLLKPQAGRVMIRGMDTRDPSNLPGIRKLAGIVFQNPETQFVGRTVEEDLAFGPENLCLPPVEIRKCVEMALAETGLEKYRHRSPKALSGGQGQCVALAGILAMNPECLIVDEVTSMLDPESGIAVLEIIKKLHRKGKTIVYITHNLEELHDADRVIVMEKGKIRLEGEPESIFSDISLQTFGLSLPSLIELAENLKMHGIIIPWEKTSSPQSFAEEICRLFLKT, from the coding sequence ATGATCAGGCTTGAAAAAGTGAGTTACAGTTATCCTGATGGTACCCCAGCGCTTGAGAATATAAACCTGGTTATAAAAAAAGGGGAATTCATAGGGGTAATAGGGAAAAACGGAAGCGGCAAATCCACACTTGCCCTTCAACTCAGTGGACTCCTGAAACCTCAGGCTGGCAGAGTGATGATAAGAGGAATGGACACCCGTGACCCCTCAAATCTTCCAGGAATCAGGAAACTCGCAGGTATCGTTTTCCAGAATCCTGAGACTCAATTTGTGGGTCGGACAGTTGAAGAAGACCTGGCTTTCGGCCCAGAGAATCTCTGCCTTCCACCTGTGGAAATTAGAAAGTGTGTGGAGATGGCGCTTGCCGAAACCGGGCTTGAGAAGTACAGGCACCGTTCTCCGAAAGCCCTGAGTGGAGGACAGGGACAGTGTGTAGCTCTGGCAGGAATTCTTGCAATGAATCCTGAATGCCTTATCGTGGATGAGGTAACTTCCATGCTTGACCCTGAGTCCGGAATAGCTGTTCTGGAAATCATAAAAAAACTGCACAGGAAAGGAAAAACCATTGTATATATCACTCACAATCTCGAAGAACTTCATGACGCAGACAGAGTCATTGTCATGGAAAAAGGGAAAATAAGGCTTGAAGGCGAGCCAGAAAGCATTTTTTCCGATATTTCCCTCCAGACATTTGGGCTTTCCCTACCTTCTTTGATTGAGCTGGCTGAGAACTTGAAAATGCACGGAATAATAATTCCCTGGGAAAAAACCTCTTCTCCCCAGAGCTTTGCAGAGGAAATATGCCGATTATTCTTGAAAACGTAA
- a CDS encoding ATP-binding cassette domain-containing protein: MPIILENVSFSYSRKTPLETLALRDINLRIEKGEFVGILGEKGAGKSTLTKLFNGILKPETGTIRVDGLDPSLRETKRRIGMVFQQTADQLFCKTVYEEIAFGPLNFGYSKKETEEMVYEAIEAVALDQSELSRDPFSLSGGEMQRVALASALALRPDYLVLDEPITGLDPAGKKDILETLKRVKEKGTAIITVTHNLKGFFPLLERIVLIREGRIIFQGSRESYLEKGFEPLPPIASMMKELRARGLPVDTAVFTVEEALKEVLRLKSTHGTENNGN, encoded by the coding sequence ATGCCGATTATTCTTGAAAACGTAAGTTTTTCCTACTCCAGAAAGACTCCTCTCGAAACTCTCGCATTGAGAGATATCAACCTGCGGATAGAGAAAGGAGAGTTTGTGGGAATACTGGGAGAAAAAGGCGCAGGGAAATCTACTCTAACAAAACTTTTCAACGGGATTTTAAAACCAGAAACAGGAACCATTCGCGTGGATGGGCTTGATCCTTCTTTAAGAGAGACGAAACGCAGGATAGGAATGGTTTTTCAGCAGACTGCTGACCAGCTCTTTTGTAAGACCGTATATGAGGAAATAGCTTTCGGGCCCCTGAACTTTGGGTACTCGAAAAAAGAAACCGAGGAAATGGTATATGAGGCAATTGAAGCTGTCGCTCTTGACCAGAGTGAGCTTTCTCGAGACCCTTTTAGCCTGAGTGGAGGAGAAATGCAAAGAGTTGCTCTTGCAAGCGCCCTTGCCCTCAGGCCGGACTATCTTGTACTGGACGAACCAATAACAGGGCTTGACCCGGCCGGGAAAAAGGACATTCTTGAGACACTTAAAAGAGTTAAAGAGAAGGGTACTGCGATCATAACCGTAACCCATAATCTTAAAGGATTCTTTCCCTTGCTAGAAAGAATAGTGCTCATAAGGGAAGGAAGAATAATTTTTCAGGGAAGCCGGGAAAGCTACCTCGAAAAAGGATTCGAGCCTCTCCCGCCTATAGCTTCCATGATGAAAGAACTTAGAGCAAGAGGACTGCCAGTAGACACTGCAGTCTTCACGGTTGAAGAAGCTCTTAAAGAGGTTCTGAGATTAAAATCGACCCATGGAACAGAAAATAATGGGAACTAA
- a CDS encoding energy-coupling factor transporter transmembrane component T family protein, with the protein MQEPVFSYVPGASILHRLDPRTKIAAVMLLGILTFKIGNFAGIGALFAFFFALALLSGLPMKVFFRAVRPMMLFIFFIFLTQLFFTDGKTLASYWILQPSLEGMEKGLKLAARFILLLLFGALLTASTDPSAITCGIERMLRPLPLRWLGISSFELATMMNISIAFLPLLFERVERTKAAQKARGMDFVKNPLRSIPALAIPLLRGVIRDAEELALAMESRGYQGSKRTSIHELSMQKRDWEALFTLALIITFILVL; encoded by the coding sequence ATGCAGGAACCTGTTTTCAGTTACGTGCCAGGGGCTTCCATTCTCCACAGGCTTGACCCCAGGACAAAAATTGCAGCCGTGATGCTGCTTGGAATTCTGACGTTCAAAATAGGGAATTTTGCAGGAATAGGGGCTCTTTTCGCTTTTTTCTTTGCCCTTGCTTTACTCTCAGGACTGCCAATGAAAGTGTTTTTCAGGGCAGTAAGGCCGATGATGCTGTTTATATTTTTTATTTTTCTCACACAGCTATTTTTTACCGATGGAAAAACCCTTGCTTCGTACTGGATTCTGCAGCCAAGTCTGGAAGGGATGGAAAAAGGGCTCAAACTTGCTGCCCGATTTATACTACTTTTGCTTTTTGGAGCCCTCCTGACAGCCAGTACTGACCCATCGGCAATTACCTGCGGCATAGAAAGGATGCTAAGGCCTTTACCATTGCGCTGGCTGGGAATCAGCTCTTTTGAACTTGCTACGATGATGAATATCTCTATAGCGTTTCTTCCCCTTCTGTTCGAGAGAGTAGAGCGGACAAAAGCAGCTCAGAAAGCAAGAGGAATGGATTTCGTAAAAAATCCTCTCCGTTCAATCCCTGCTCTTGCAATTCCTTTGCTAAGAGGTGTAATCAGGGACGCTGAAGAACTGGCCCTCGCAATGGAGAGCAGAGGTTATCAGGGAAGCAAAAGGACCTCGATACACGAACTTTCCATGCAGAAAAGGGACTGGGAAGCTCTTTTTACCCTTGCACTTATTATCACCTTCATTTTGGTTCTTTAA
- a CDS encoding ArsR/SmtB family transcription factor codes for MQEKCERVDSKQLEKLLENVPGPESVTRMAAVFQALQSDTRLKILFLLKQKEMCVCELEQALSVTQSAVSHGLRTLRQLDLVRVRREGKFTIYYIADEHVRTLIEMCLEHVEEKA; via the coding sequence ATGCAAGAGAAATGTGAAAGAGTGGATTCAAAGCAACTGGAAAAACTGTTAGAAAATGTTCCGGGCCCCGAAAGTGTCACGCGGATGGCTGCGGTGTTTCAGGCGCTCCAGTCCGATACACGCCTTAAGATCCTTTTTTTACTAAAGCAAAAAGAGATGTGCGTCTGTGAACTGGAACAGGCGCTTAGTGTCACTCAATCTGCAGTCTCTCATGGGCTTCGCACCCTAAGGCAGCTTGACCTCGTTCGGGTCAGAAGGGAGGGAAAATTCACGATTTATTATATTGCAGACGAGCATGTCCGCACGCTAATTGAAATGTGCCTTGAACATGTGGAGGAAAAAGCATGA
- a CDS encoding SO_0444 family Cu/Zn efflux transporter — protein sequence MNFEFLNTLLVFFSGVLIESWKTFVEMAPYLIFGLGIAGLLNILVPDQKIVEYLGASAGKIRSVINAALAGLPLPLCSCGVIPAAMSIRKRGANRGATLSFLISTPETGVDSIAVTYALMDPLMAVFRPLAALVTAVLTGLADNFLIGEHLEKKNIQKQEIQKQETKKQENPGKKAGVLAVSTLIGAPLQEKTCSSSSCSCHKPADSGNRENEYVSTTTEAMEVMPSGAKPLEINNKSENVRKLALVSPDFQKEGSSCGCGKCGSEEKEPRKEGKDKEPGKDKNNKESVKARLIKGIKYAYIELPAEISKWMIIGIFFAGIISYAVPDSLIQNYLGGGFVSMLVMLIVGIPLYICATASTPLAASLIAKGMSPGTAFVFLLAGPATNVATITMVARFLGKRSAALYLGMISLCALGAGFLLDWFYLKLGISAIATVGTAKELLPEDLKLGFAFILLPLMVYGIFRKEKECGCSECH from the coding sequence ATGAACTTCGAATTTCTAAACACTCTTCTGGTCTTTTTTTCAGGGGTTCTCATAGAATCCTGGAAAACCTTCGTAGAAATGGCTCCCTATCTTATTTTCGGCCTGGGTATTGCAGGTCTTCTGAATATCCTGGTACCTGACCAGAAGATTGTGGAATACCTTGGAGCATCGGCGGGAAAAATTCGCTCTGTTATCAATGCCGCCCTTGCAGGTCTTCCCCTACCTCTCTGCTCCTGCGGAGTGATCCCTGCCGCGATGTCGATCCGAAAAAGGGGAGCTAATCGGGGAGCAACCCTTTCTTTCCTGATCTCAACTCCCGAGACAGGGGTTGACTCAATAGCAGTTACTTATGCTCTTATGGACCCCCTGATGGCAGTTTTCCGCCCACTTGCTGCTCTCGTTACTGCTGTTCTTACAGGGCTTGCAGATAATTTTTTGATAGGGGAACATCTGGAAAAAAAGAATATCCAAAAACAGGAAATCCAAAAACAGGAAACCAAAAAACAGGAAAATCCTGGGAAAAAAGCAGGAGTTCTTGCAGTCTCGACCTTGATTGGAGCTCCCTTACAGGAAAAAACATGCAGCTCTTCCTCATGTAGTTGCCATAAGCCAGCAGATTCCGGTAACAGAGAAAACGAGTATGTAAGCACTACAACTGAGGCTATGGAAGTAATGCCCTCAGGAGCAAAACCTCTGGAAATCAATAATAAATCTGAAAATGTCCGAAAACTTGCCTTAGTAAGCCCAGACTTCCAGAAAGAGGGCTCTTCATGCGGCTGTGGGAAATGTGGGTCCGAAGAAAAAGAACCGAGAAAAGAAGGGAAAGATAAAGAACCCGGAAAAGATAAAAATAACAAAGAATCGGTAAAAGCCAGGTTGATTAAAGGAATAAAATATGCTTATATCGAGCTGCCAGCCGAGATTTCCAAATGGATGATCATCGGAATCTTTTTTGCAGGAATAATTTCCTATGCAGTTCCCGATAGCCTTATCCAGAATTATCTGGGAGGAGGATTTGTATCAATGCTGGTCATGCTCATTGTGGGAATTCCTCTTTATATCTGCGCTACAGCTTCTACCCCTCTTGCCGCAAGTCTTATAGCCAAGGGCATGAGTCCAGGCACTGCTTTTGTTTTTCTCCTCGCAGGGCCGGCAACCAATGTAGCAACTATAACGATGGTTGCCCGCTTCCTTGGAAAACGTTCGGCAGCTCTGTATCTTGGGATGATTTCTCTCTGCGCTCTTGGGGCAGGTTTCCTTCTGGACTGGTTTTATCTAAAACTCGGGATCAGTGCGATAGCAACTGTGGGAACTGCAAAAGAACTGCTCCCCGAAGACCTGAAGTTGGGTTTTGCGTTTATCCTTCTCCCCTTGATGGTATATGGAATTTTTCGAAAAGAAAAAGAATGCGGCTGCTCGGAATGCCACTAA
- a CDS encoding PspC domain-containing protein codes for MQENPESQEKKVTKGYFFEVPGVPKAKSEEEPCVRPERKNEEEISGSTAPLEREEPKKNESKPEGKLETGYTEESWAKPERGMEEKEKQGSSRSEEKIIPKESEFKAPGELETGYTEKSWTKPIDMQERVVIEPEEKKEEEAAKGTGEKVREETKEAGEEVKEEAKEETKEEAKEEAKEEAKEEAKEEAKEEAKEEAKEEAKEEAKEEAKEEAKEEAKEEAKEEAKEEAKEEAKEEKRTAYTMKKRLTKSKKERMLFGVCGGLGEYFDIDPTFIRLAFAALALQGGIGIVLYIILAILMPSGDGYKMIPGSEK; via the coding sequence ATGCAGGAAAATCCCGAATCTCAAGAAAAAAAGGTAACTAAAGGATACTTTTTTGAAGTTCCAGGGGTACCTAAAGCCAAATCTGAAGAGGAACCATGTGTGAGACCTGAGAGAAAAAACGAAGAGGAAATCAGTGGAAGTACTGCACCTCTGGAAAGAGAAGAGCCGAAAAAAAACGAATCCAAACCTGAAGGGAAACTTGAAACTGGCTATACCGAGGAGTCCTGGGCAAAACCTGAAAGAGGTATGGAAGAAAAAGAAAAACAAGGAAGCTCCAGATCCGAAGAGAAAATAATCCCGAAAGAAAGTGAATTCAAGGCTCCGGGAGAACTTGAAACCGGCTATACTGAGAAATCCTGGACAAAGCCTATAGATATGCAAGAGAGAGTCGTTATAGAACCTGAGGAGAAAAAAGAAGAGGAAGCCGCTAAAGGGACTGGCGAGAAAGTCAGAGAAGAAACAAAGGAAGCCGGGGAAGAAGTTAAAGAAGAAGCTAAAGAAGAAACTAAAGAAGAAGCTAAAGAAGAAGCTAAAGAAGAAGCTAAGGAAGAAGCTAAAGAAGAAGCTAAGGAAGAAGCTAAAGAAGAAGCTAAAGAAGAAGCTAAAGAAGAAGCTAAGGAAGAAGCTAAAGAAGAAGCTAAGGAAGAAGCTAAAGAAGAAGCTAAGGAAGAAGCTAAAGAAGAAGCTAAGGAAGAAGCTAAAGAAGAAAAGCGCACTGCCTACACTATGAAAAAGCGTCTGACTAAAAGCAAGAAAGAACGTATGCTCTTCGGAGTTTGTGGAGGGTTGGGTGAATACTTTGACATTGACCCGACCTTTATAAGGCTTGCTTTTGCAGCCCTAGCTCTGCAAGGAGGAATTGGTATTGTCCTGTATATTATCCTGGCAATACTTATGCCCTCGGGGGATGGATATAAAATGATTCCCGGCTCAGAGAAGTGA
- a CDS encoding 4Fe-4S binding protein — MFQSNKSESKGARCGTDHLKYSFAVSFTAAVITGLILYFLVGKGDSSSARLAVTAFIVIIGTALTFFILWTGRVNLLRMVTFIGMDGLIFTIALSLEHEVHRGSILLTSQALNNNSVPICPITIPFVAVPYFTEGKMVFPSPVTSLFAVLFMWLGLVLILGRGWCGWICFFGWMDQFFASLLKKPIIPLENPPKWAKLFPYAFMLFLILVSAVFLIPIFCAFICPLRIIYDPPGVTTTFEWITALIFVTGGLIFLVIGPLLTKKRLFCSFICPLMPANTLIGVINPFKVKIDTNLCKKCGLCVKSCELFAITKESLAKGRTTIECAKCGKCMDKCPAGAINYKLMFTDQTIRLFFIPLAIIFNLLIASGFIWTVVHYLMTGEIVSFQ, encoded by the coding sequence GTGTTTCAATCAAACAAAAGCGAGAGTAAAGGAGCACGATGCGGTACAGACCATTTAAAGTATTCTTTCGCGGTCAGTTTTACTGCGGCAGTTATCACTGGTTTAATCTTATATTTTCTTGTAGGAAAGGGAGATTCTTCTTCAGCTCGCCTGGCAGTCACCGCATTTATTGTCATAATAGGTACAGCACTGACTTTTTTCATCCTGTGGACTGGAAGAGTCAACCTTCTCCGCATGGTAACTTTTATTGGAATGGATGGTTTAATTTTCACCATCGCACTTAGTCTGGAACATGAAGTGCACAGGGGCAGCATTCTGCTGACCAGTCAAGCCTTGAACAATAATAGCGTTCCCATCTGTCCGATCACCATCCCGTTCGTAGCAGTACCATACTTTACCGAGGGAAAAATGGTCTTCCCATCCCCAGTCACATCGCTATTTGCCGTTCTCTTTATGTGGCTCGGTCTTGTACTTATCCTGGGAAGAGGGTGGTGTGGCTGGATATGTTTCTTCGGATGGATGGACCAGTTTTTTGCTTCTCTATTAAAGAAGCCGATCATACCTCTTGAAAACCCCCCAAAATGGGCAAAGTTGTTTCCTTACGCATTTATGTTGTTCCTGATCCTTGTCAGCGCTGTCTTTCTGATACCTATCTTCTGCGCTTTTATATGCCCGCTGCGGATTATCTACGATCCACCAGGTGTAACAACGACCTTTGAGTGGATCACAGCTCTGATATTCGTTACTGGTGGGCTGATCTTCCTGGTGATAGGCCCGCTGCTCACAAAGAAAAGGCTGTTCTGTAGCTTTATATGCCCGCTTATGCCTGCCAATACTCTAATTGGGGTTATCAATCCGTTTAAGGTAAAAATCGACACAAACCTCTGCAAGAAATGCGGCTTGTGCGTGAAAAGTTGTGAGTTGTTCGCGATCACCAAAGAATCGCTTGCGAAAGGAAGAACAACAATCGAGTGCGCCAAGTGCGGAAAATGTATGGACAAATGTCCTGCAGGTGCGATCAATTACAAGCTGATGTTTACTGACCAGACCATAAGATTATTTTTTATTCCGCTGGCAATTATCTTTAACCTGCTCATTGCGTCAGGCTTCATATGGACGGTTGTACACTACCTGATGACCGGCGAAATAGTGAGTTTCCAATAA
- a CDS encoding sulfite exporter TauE/SafE family protein: protein MIVETISRGMLLGLSTGVFCLVTCAPVYVPFVLSEDRKLRRNILSIGQIAMGRLIAYLFFGLILGILGKQIDGPWLNKAIGSAMILLSVLMLAFVAVKKWPHFGLCKLSKKYVNYPAFFGLLTGINVCPPFLLAMSAALSYASITGSILLFGGFFVGTSFYLILLVPLGLAAKVESIRQIGLITTVMSGVMFLALGLGYLLL, encoded by the coding sequence ATGATCGTAGAGACTATTTCCCGGGGCATGTTGCTGGGGTTGTCCACGGGCGTTTTCTGCCTGGTCACCTGCGCTCCTGTATATGTGCCTTTTGTCTTATCGGAAGACCGAAAGCTGCGGCGGAATATACTATCCATTGGACAGATTGCAATGGGCAGGCTAATTGCCTACCTGTTTTTCGGCCTGATCCTGGGAATTCTCGGCAAGCAGATAGACGGACCATGGCTAAATAAAGCTATAGGGTCTGCTATGATTCTGCTTTCTGTCCTGATGCTAGCTTTTGTGGCGGTAAAAAAATGGCCTCATTTCGGGTTGTGCAAGCTGAGTAAAAAATACGTGAATTATCCCGCTTTCTTTGGCCTCCTGACAGGAATCAATGTGTGCCCCCCATTCCTTCTGGCGATGTCCGCAGCTCTGTCTTATGCCAGTATTACAGGCAGTATATTGCTATTTGGAGGATTTTTTGTTGGAACCTCGTTTTATCTCATATTGCTGGTGCCGCTGGGACTCGCAGCTAAAGTGGAAAGTATCAGGCAGATAGGGCTGATTACAACAGTAATGTCAGGAGTAATGTTTCTCGCGCTGGGACTGGGGTACCTGCTATTATGA
- the ilvE gene encoding branched-chain-amino-acid transaminase: MSELLIYLDGKFVPKSEAKVSVYDHGFLYGDGVFEGIRAYNGRVFKLKEHVDRLYDSAKAIAMDIPLTKEEMSEAILETLRKNNLKDAYIRPVVSRGVGDLGLDPRNCGKPCVVVIAQGWGAMYGDLYEVGLKAVSVCVRRNAPDSISPNIKSLNYLNNILAKIEANEKGGDEAIFLDHNGFVCEGSGDNIFVVKNNKVLTPYTISNLKGVTRATAIELLDEMGYKVIEANLGLFDLYTADEVFVTGTAAEAAPITRLDGRVIGTGKPGPMTMKMVEAFEKITQSTGAPIYK; this comes from the coding sequence ATGAGTGAGTTATTAATCTACTTGGATGGGAAGTTTGTTCCCAAATCCGAAGCCAAAGTTTCGGTCTATGACCATGGTTTCCTCTACGGCGACGGTGTTTTTGAAGGCATAAGGGCATATAACGGCCGTGTCTTTAAACTAAAAGAGCATGTTGACAGGCTTTATGACTCGGCAAAGGCAATTGCAATGGATATCCCCCTTACAAAGGAAGAAATGAGTGAAGCAATACTTGAAACCCTCAGGAAAAATAACCTTAAAGATGCATATATCCGTCCTGTTGTTTCGAGGGGAGTTGGAGATCTCGGGCTTGACCCCCGCAATTGTGGGAAACCCTGCGTTGTTGTCATAGCCCAGGGTTGGGGAGCCATGTACGGCGACCTGTATGAAGTCGGGCTCAAAGCCGTCAGTGTCTGTGTCCGAAGAAATGCACCTGATTCCATATCCCCTAATATCAAGTCCCTGAACTACCTGAACAATATCCTGGCAAAGATTGAAGCTAACGAGAAAGGAGGAGACGAAGCCATCTTCCTGGATCATAATGGTTTTGTCTGTGAGGGTTCAGGAGATAATATCTTCGTAGTCAAGAATAATAAGGTTCTTACTCCCTATACAATCAGCAACTTAAAAGGGGTTACCAGAGCCACAGCTATCGAGCTTCTGGACGAGATGGGATACAAAGTCATCGAAGCAAATCTCGGTCTATTTGACCTTTACACAGCCGATGAAGTTTTTGTCACAGGCACTGCAGCTGAAGCTGCTCCTATAACCAGACTTGACGGCAGGGTTATAGGCACAGGCAAACCCGGGCCCATGACAATGAAGATGGTTGAAGCTTTTGAGAAAATAACCCAGAGTACGGGTGCACCAATTTATAAATAA